The nucleotide window GGGTTATATATATCTTCCTCCAGTTGACTCCTTGGTATTATACAATCTTCAGCAGAAAATCAGGTAGTGTGCTGCCCATAAGTCACATTAATTGCATCATGAGCTTGATCATTCCATGCTCCGGCATGTGCTGGATTTGCGAAATTCCAACTTCCTGTAAAGTGTGCCAACAAAGGGGTGCTTCAAATTATAGAAAACAAGAGGAGCCTAAATTGTAATGGATGGTGAGAGTCTAAGACACCAAACGATATGATACAGTACTGCTTCTATTTTGAGTCGAAAAGTAAAAATAACTCATAGTGCATATCATACTGAGACATTGTGGTTTAGTTTTCGAAAACAAAGTGCGATGTTTTAATTTTCAGAGGAAATAAAAGCTGAAAGCAAAATCAAAGCAGAAAACCATGGATATAAAAAACATTCACCTGCAGGATGCAGCCTGGAAACTTGACATTATATGGTAATGCGTACACGCCCAGCAGGTAAATACGAATGCGGCACAATGTTGAACCAGGTAAAATTTATGGCACAGATATAACCTCTTACAGACATTGAGATGAACAGTTGGTGTGGACAAAAAGACCTGACAAACATTACGATAAATCAGTACAAGGTGTTAGAGAAGCGAATGAAACAGAGAAGAAATTATCAGTGCAGATCATCTTCTCTGTAAGCGACAACAAAAGGAGAGATGAATCGAAATATGTGTACAGCTACTACCTACTGCATGAACAAAAGAGAAATTAGCAGCTGACCTGTCAGCATGGAACAGACGACTCCGATCCTCTGACACTTGCAGCATAGGAACATCCAGTTGTATCTTAGGTTCACTTTGCGGCAAATGGAGTCCACCAGCAGCGAACCGGAAGTAAATCGCAGCGACCAACTGCAGCATAGCAATGCAGCTTAATTTGTAGTTGTATGTTGTGTTGTCTAGTCCACCTCACGGTTTTGGGTACCGTTCGAGAAAACCGGTTACCGAGCGGTAACCGCGTTTCTCGCTGCCCTCCGGTAAATGGGCCTCCCGTGCAAATAAATTCGGccatatttgaatttttttgtcCGGTCCAGCTAGAGCCCGAGAAGCCACGGCTACGACGCTGCGTCTCGCTACTCACACACCCAAACGTGAACCCTAGAAGCCGAAAACGCCAGTCTCTCTCGTCTCTTTCTCCCCAAATCGTTTCCCACAAAaacttggcggcggcggcggcgcccacTCCACCCCTTGGCTCCCATCCAGCTCCACCGCGGCCGTGCTTTTCCCCCCTCCACGGCCTCCTGGGGCGCTCCCCGTCATGGCCGGTGTTGCAAGGGGGATGGGGCGGGGTGATGGCGACGGAGATGGCGAGCCGTGAACTGTAGGGATGGCTATCGTCGCCGGCGTTCGTGGCGCGGGTCGTGCGTCTATCACCGTCGGCCAGGGCAGAGGGGATGTGTTCCTTCATGGCCAACCGAGCAGATCCGGAGGCAAAGATCATGGCAATGGCAGTGCGGCCATCCCCGTCGACCGTTCGTCAGGAGGAGGACAATCCACAGGATTCACGGATGACATCAATCGGAGCGGATATGCCACCCGCGGGGCTCGTTATGGTGGCATAAGCAGAGGCCCGGAGGTTCCATTGCCAATTCCAACACCAAAGAAAGGTGATTGCCCTTCAGATTTCAAGATGTTTTTCACTTGACCAGTTATATTTGGTATATTTTATCTCTAATTTCCTGTCCAGTGTGTACTCACTTTGCTTTGCATCAAATGTTATCCAAATTACATGCAAAATCATTACATTGCTTCTGTATTTTTTATTTAAGGTAATGCAAATGATGTAACAAATATATGGTGTCATGGAAAATCGTTGGAAGGAAATGCATGGTCTTGTTcttattgtggggctgttaaacTTGGTGGGGGTGCAACCCGATTCAAGCAGCATCTAGCAGGACTGGGCCCTGAGTGTTACTCTTGCCTGAGTGCGCCTCATCATGTAGTTGCTGTTTTTCGGAAAGGCATTCCGGAGGGAATTGATAGGAGGAGGAAGGCCAAAGAAGGAAAGAAAAGAGTAGTAGATGAGGTCAACCATCTGAACAATCTAGGTACATCAATACATATTGATTGTGAAGATGAGGACGATGAGATACTACGACAGAGCCTACAGAATTCATTACATGAAGATCATGGGAGAACTAGTGGTGTTAGAGGAACTGTAGGCAGCTCAGGGGGTGTCAAAGGGAGCAGCTCAGGTGGTGTCAAAGGGAGCAGCTCAGGTGGTGTCAAAGACTTCTTTGATGTTGATTTGGCATATAGCAGGACTAGGCCGCAGCAGACAATGGAGGTGTGTATTAACAAGGCGGAATATGAATCAAGGATTGGGAAGGCTTGGGCCAAATGGTTTCACGCTAATGACATCCCTGGGCACAAAGCCAATTGTCCATATTTTGTAGGACCCGTGAAATTGACTCAAGACCTTGGCAAAGGGGTGCCTGCCCCTAAAGGGATAGATATTGATGGAATTTATTTGAATTCCAACTATGAAGAATTGCAGCAGTATGTGGCCAAGTTCAAAGACGATTGGCCCACCTATGGTGTTACTATCATGTCAGATTCGTGGACCGGCCCTTCTCGGATGAGCATTATAAACTTTATGGTGTTCTCCAACGGGCGTATGTATTTCCACAAATCTGTTAATGCCACTGGACACATGCAAAATTCTAAGTTTGTTTATGAGCACATTAAAGAAGTGATCGAAGAGATAGGGCAGGAACATGTTGTCCAGCTTGTGACCGACAATGGCTCTAACTTCAAGAAAGCATGTCTTGATCTTGTTGTCGATTTCCCACACATCACATGGCAGCCATGTGCGGCTCACACAATTAACCTCATGTTAAAGGAGATGGGATGTTTTCCTGAGATTAATACAGTGGTCAACAGTTGTAAGAGAATCTGTAGATTCATGCACAATCATTCAACTTTGCATGCTGAAATGCAGAAGCACATAGGTGGAGAGTTGGTGCGACCGAATGCAACAAGGTTTGGAACAAACTTTATGTTCCTAGAAAGCTTTTGGGATAAGCAAGAGAAATTCAAGGTGTGGATGACATCTCCCGAGTGGAAAAATAGTTCATGGAGTTCCGAGGTTGATTATGACTACACATATGATTGTTTGACAAGTAGGAAATGGTGGGATGACGTGAAGATGGTGTTAGATGTAATCGGCCCAATATATACAATACTTCGATATGCTGATTCACAGAAGCTTGGGTCACTTTCTGGATTTATGAAAAGGATGATGCAGGCTAGGCATCACTTGAGTTCTTCTTTTCCTGAAGAATCTCTAGACCAACAGAAGTACCTAAAGGTGGTCGACAAAAGGGTCGAGCATTTATACCAAAATACATTGATGGTTGCAGGTAATAGTTCTTGCTGCCATAGTACTGCTATTCCTGCTGTCGTAGTATTGTCACTGCCATATAGTTCTATACAACATGCTAATTATTCTTATTGCTATCATACTTATATTGTCGCTGCCACGAAGTTCTTGATGCCCTGCTATTTTTCCTTGCTGCCATGGTAATAGTTCTTGCTCCATAGTTTTGTTATCCCTGCTGCCATAGTATTGTTGCTGCCATATagttctactccctccgtttttatttactccgcatattagagttgactgaagtcaaacttcgtaaagtttgaccaaattcatagaaaataatataaacatttaccataacaaatttATACTATGTGAAAATACATTCAATAATAAATCTAATGATATTGATTTGTTAtcgtatatgttaatattttttgtttaTAAAATTCGTCAAagtttacaaagcttgactttgatcAAAGCTAATACGCGAactaaataaaaatggagggagtacataacaTGCTAATTATTCTTATTGCTATCATACTTATATTGTCGCTGCCATCAAGTTTGTGTGCCCTGCTATCTTTCCTTGCTGCCATGGTAATAGTTCTTGCTAGTATTGTACCTGTCATAGTATTGTCACCATCTAATTCTTGCTGCCGTGCTATCTTTCCATTCTAAAGCCGGTGTTCTTGACCCGGAAGGACACTACAAGTATAACTTTGGAACAAGTCTATCACACAAGAGGGCACTCAACGCAGCACTTAGGAAGTTGGCTAGTCCTTCGGAGTTCATTAAAATGATTCCTGAAATTGACATGTATACATTGATTACGAGTCGAGGGACTAGTCGAGACTAGTCACTAGACTAGTCTATGAGTCGCATTCTGTGTGTCGACTAGAAATCTCGTGTAGACTAGTTCGTCGAGTCGAGGAGTCGAAGGACTAGTCGTGCACCTTGAGTCGTTCgactcaattttttttattttttaggGATTGGGAGGGGATAAGTGAGCCAGCCACCCTGCCCCTTTCCCTCCATTGCTTATGCTCTTCATGGATCTGCACTCCTCTGCTCTGGCCTTTTCCCTCCATTGCTTCTGCTCTCCCTAGATCTGCCCTACGGTCTCCCTCTGCTGCCTTCTGGCTACTGGATCCACTCGTCCCTCAGGTTGCAGTAAGCAAGCAAGCATACTAGCAAAGTAATTTCTCCCTTCTCTTCTTCCCTTCTTTGATTCAATTTTTACCCCCTGCCCTCTTCTTTATTTCGTTTTGTTTGCTTCAGTTTCAAGATCCTTAGGTCTAAAGTGCAATGCCTATGCCGGAAATATCTCAAGTACTGTATTCAACAGCTGCAGCTCAGACCAATGAGCAATATGATCCATCAAAGGGTCCTGCAAGAAGCCAACTAGGAGCAAGGATCCAACATGGAAATATGATTACTGGACTAATCTGCAGGACAAATTGACGCTCCAATGCACTTTCTATAGTATATATTACATATTAATACTAGGTTTTAGTAATTGATTACTGCAAGTTGTGAACTACAGTACCATGTCGACTAGTCCAGCAGTAGTCTAGACTAGTCACGATTAGTCTATGAGTCTCAACCTTCGGACGACTCATCGACTCGTAAACGTTGCATGTATACCAATACAAGGGGGGATTTTGAAGGCATGTACCCTCGTAATGCAGCCAGCCAAGTGTCCCCAATTCAGTGGTGGGAAACATTTGGAGATAGTACACCGTTGCTTCAGAAGTACACTATTCGGATTGTCTCTCAATGCACCTCTTCAAGCGGTTGTGAATGAAATTGGAGCACATATGCTTTGGTGCATACACTAGTGAGGAACCGTCTTGGTTTTGAACGGCTGCACAAGATGGTTTTTTGCCACTACAACCTTGGGCTGCGAATCCGCCTAATTCTTGGTGAGCCTAAAGAGAAAGAAGTTGATCCTTGCGCGTTGTTGATGAATACCTCACTCTATGACTGTGATAATGAAATCATGGGTTGGTTGGGGCCAACGGATGACTCCATGCCTTCAATGGATGAGAACAATGACTATGATGGTGATGCCTTCAATCCGGTTGTCATAGAGGTGGGAGTGGGGCAAAGAAAGAGATCTAGAGCAAGTAGGatggaagaggaggaagaggaggaagaggaagaagaggaggaacgggaggaagaggaagaggaggaagatgagGAAGAAGGTGATTGCCCTTTAGTTTATATCAACACTATATGAATTTATTTATTAGGTTCAAGTGCTAACTAGTAATTTTTGTAGCTAATAATGATGTGATGCTTCCCAACAACAATGAACCTTTGCGGAAGTCTActaggaagaggaggaagaggacggTAATAATGAAGTGCTAACTTTGTTCGTTTGCTTGCTGCCACCCAAAATTTTGTTTGCTTGCTGCCATCTAATGACATGCATCCATTTATTCTATTTTGAGAACAAATACTATAGACAAATCTGCTTGCTAACAACTTGGCATTTAATTTGTTCACTTGCAGCTTGAGTCTCTGTAAGGGTTGAGGAAGGACACTTGCAGCTTGAGTCTCTGTAAGGGTTGAGGAAGGAGACTTGCAAGTCTAAAAGGAATCGAATGGCCGGTTTGTTGCTTGATGCTATGGAGTATGTAATGCACTGAATTGATGTTGTGGGGCTGCAATATGGACTGTGGActgaatttattttgttgtgggACTGTAATATGGACTATGGACTGAATTTATTTTGTTGTCGGACTGCCATGTGTAGCTTCATGTGAACTTTTAATCTTAAGTCTAGTTTCTAAAGTCTGAACTATGTTTCTGTTGGTCATTATGTTCCTAGATGTGTTGTTGGTCTCTGAAGTATAGTTTGTTGCTATATGTGCTGTGTAAACTTTCTTGATATGCTATATATATAGCAGGCATGCTgtcaaaaattcaaattttttaGTTTTTGGTCCcaaaaatttgaattcaaaatttGAAATAAAATTTCGTCCGAAATTTTCTCGGAATTTTGCGGTAACCGTGGTAACCGCATTTCCCAGTCACCCATGAGAAAAATGACCTCCTCGGTAACCAAATTCTTGGTCCACCTTCTTCTGAGCTGAAAACATATAAAGAGCATGCATGAGTTCATTTCAATAGAAAATGTATGTGTTCGCAAGCTGAAAACAACATGAGAAATCAGCTGAGCAATGTAACATGATGACTACAAAGAAAGAAAAGGAGTTGTTGCTTGGTTAACTGATAGCTATCAGGAAACGCTTCACGCTTTGGAGGCTCTTGGACTGTATGAGTGTCAAGCATGTCAACTCTCTTCTCTGGATCAGAAAAATATTTCTGATATTTTAAAAAATGCTACTGTTCTGAACACTGAAAGAAGAGGGTTTATCAGTTAACAAATAAACAGTAGGATGTTGTTCCCTGCTACAAAATGGATTATAGAACTATGGGAAATTAATGTTCAAAGGAAAATCAAAGTAGAGACGATGGATGTGACATGTGAGACATACATCCCCATCAGAGACATACATCCCCATCAGGGAAATAAAAATGGAGCTAACGGCAAGTAATTATACACTGAAGCATAGTTGATGACAAACTGACATCCTAGTAGTGACAAACTGAAGGTCATCGAATATGCATGTAAAAGGTAATTATGTTCAGATTTGAATTCAGTAGCACAAACATAACCTCTTACAAGGAGTCGAGACAACAGTTGCTGTGCATGCATGAAAGTTAGTCCGAAGACAATGGTCAGAAATGAGATGGAATCAAACAAATCAAACAAGCCAATGAGGGGGTACCTTGATTGTTCATAAGTTATCAGCAACAAGTGGAAACGAGTAACAGCTCCTGTTAGAGACAGAGAAATAAACATCGTCAGAAACACAGACTGAATACAGTGTAAATAACCTAGGGAGATCTAACTGAAGAGGTACATACACCCATGAAAGCATGACATTTCATGGAGACGACCTGAGCGATCATCCTCGCCGGCTGACACCCATGAAAGCATGGCGTTTCATGGCGATGAACAGCTGAGGTGACAAGCCGGTCTTCAGCGCAGATCATCCTCACTGTCAAAAGTAGAAGAGAAGAGAAACAGATTGTAAGTTTACCATAAACATCATGTGCTGACAGCTGCAGCTACTGAAGGGAAGAGAAATTAAGAGCTGGCTGACCTGTCGCTCCCCGTTGTCATGACGACCTCCCTCGCTGCTGCAGTTGCTTCCTCCACTTGCACTGCTGTAGTGGAGCCTTCGGCAGCGTCACCCAGGTCGTGGTACCTCCGGTCCTCCTGCAGTCGCAGGCTCGCAGCACGGTACGGTTGGGGTGTGCGTGCACCTCACCTTGCAGCGCACCAAGCCTCGCCACTTTACCTTCCCAACCAAGTGAGATCTGCTTGAGATTTGGAAGGTGTATGATACCAGTAATCCCAGATTCCAACCTGCCTGTACGATATCTATGTTTTCCAACCTCGAATACCAACCCTGTCAGTTGCTTCAGGCCCCGAATATCAGGTCTCCTGAGACTTGGGAATGTTTCTGCTCTGAAAACCAGTCTCTTCCCAACATAAGATTCCCAATAAAGATGAAGGAGCATGAGCTTGGGCAGTGCGCCTAGTTGTTTCATGCTTATATCTCCATCCTTCAGATTGCTCGACTTTAACTGAATCTTCATCAAATTTACCAGATCCCAAACCACTCAGGCGGCaaaatttcgtgttttgacccttttgTGAAACAAAATCGAGATCTGACCCCAGTTTGAAAATATTTCGGGATTTGACCCTTTTGCCTACCGCCAGGTGGCCCGGCGGTAGGATCATATAGCCTACCGCCGAGAGCTGCGGCGGTAGTAAACTTTTCCACATCAGCAACGATAACGGCCGCCGTGCCCCCTCCGTCACACCCTACCGCCGCCCCACCCGGCGGTAGGTTGTCTGAACCTACCGCCAGAGACTCCGGCGATAGGGTGTGGGCATATATAAACCGCGGGCCGGCCGCCCCCacccccccctccccccacccaGCCGCCCCCCACCACGAAGAACAGAGCAACTGCTCAAAGTCGCCCTCTCTCTTCCCCTCCACTCCCCCCCTCCGATCTTCTTCGTTTCTTGACGGATTTTGCGGATCAAGATGGCCCTGAAGAAAGAAAAGTAAGCTCTTTCAATCCCTCCAACAAGTTTTAATCAAACACCTTTCGATTCGTCACATTATTCGTTTGAAATCACTcctatttgaattttttttaaccCTACAATTGATTTAGGTTGATTCTAGATGTTATATTGTGTTAGATTTGAACTATATGATGGATGATGCATGTTCCTATGCTATGGCTGTGTTAAGATGAACCCTAGTTCATAATTGATTTGAATGGTTTTTTTTATATGATGGATGATGCATGTTCCTATGCTATGATGCAAGTATTGGATGCTATGATGCAAGTATTGGATGATGCAAATATTTGATATATTTGTTATATGTAGTATATGAATCCTCAAGATGAACCCTAGTTCATTTTTTTTAACATGGTgattgcaagtatttgttatatGTAGTATATGAATCCTCAAGATGCAAGTATTTGTTATATGTAGTATATGTGTTATGATGCATTGAAACCATGGTGGTTGCATCTTCATAAAagtattttatttagtttttgaTATATGTATTGTATTTAGTTAATAATAATCTTGgtatatgattatttaaagatTGAACTCATAGGTTCAATTTTTGTTATGCATCGATGTGTTTCGTAGTTAATGTTGAACTCTAGTTCATGTTGAAAAATCTTTTGATGTGCTTATGCAATTCTTTTAGGAGGCCACCTCTTGCGGACGACATCGGCACAAAGTACACAATGCTTGACCCTAGGTTCGACAAGCGTCACCATGCCCGTTTCATTGAGAATGGAGTGATAATTAGCATTTTAAACCAAATCTTTCGAATTGATGAAAACAAGTTGCTAACTATTATGTCCATGCTAATTATGCTTTGGTTATTGATTTTCACAGATGCTGCCGCCACTGCGGATGAGGGCTCACAAGACGACGGTTAAGATGGTTACGATTTTCACAGATGCTGCCGCCAATGCAGATGGAGTACAACCCCTAATCCCCACCCACCCagccgccttcttcttcctctcgcccaTTTTCTCATCTCCTCCACTTCCCCACTCTGATCTTCTTCGTTGATTCACGGATTTTGCGTATCGAGATGGCTACGGAAAGAGGAAGGTAAGCTCCTCCAATCCCCCAATTACTTTGAGTCAATCATTCCTCTTTCTTATAGCCATATGAGGAACCCTATCTAGTTGATATGATGAACCCTAAACCTAGATGATTGCAATGTGATAAACCTAGTTGATGAACCCTAGGTTTAGTCTTTCTTATAGCAATACGAGGAACCCTATCTAGTTGATATGATGAACCCTAGAACCTAGATGAACCATGAACCTAGATGAACCCTAGAACCTAGATGAATCCTAGAACCTAGATGAACCCTAGAACCTAGATGAACCCTAGGTTTAGTCTTTCTTATAGCCACCACCACCATATGTGATGATTTATTGTGTGAATATTGTagatatttgttttgcttgcatTAGAACAAATATTCATGTTTAATTAACTTTATCCAATCAATGCTTATATAAGGAAcatggcgccaccaccaccacttgatGAGGACTATGAAGATGAAGACCCACTTGAGGAAGCCATCTGTGCTCAAAGAGTGAGGCTGAGCGAAcaggaggtgtgcaacctatgggacaaCTTTTTGCCACGTGTTGAGTTGATTGGGGCGCCATTCGTGACCCGTCTGACAACTACCATGATCGATCGACATGAGATGGTATGCtattagtgtagaatccaagGAATTGTTAATAGTTTAGATAATCCATACTTATTAATTGAtttgtttttcttattcagaaattgccaaagaGCCTATCTGAGAGTTGTGGCATCGAGGCTGATGAAGAAGGCTATGCTGGAAtacgccttaccgcaaggggccCCGTCACTACTTGTGCGTACGGCGTGGACACGGACGACCGCACAAATTTAAGCACAGATGGGTGAAAGAGCTTCCTCGTTGACAAGAATCTTCATGTTGGACAGACCATCCTTATTACTATCAGGAAGACCAACCATCAAGGCTTGAAGATGATGATCGTCATCGATATCATCTAAACTATATATGCGTGTGGCTGCTGATGATCGTTATGTTTGATTGCTACCTATGGATGAAACCTTTTATGTGGTCGATGACCGTTGAACTGGTTAAACTTCTTATGTTGCCTTCGTACTACGTTATGTTATTTGGTTAAACTATGTTATGTGATCAAACTATGTTATTTGGTACTTGTTTCTTAGTCCGTAATGGCAAAACTTTTTGGATGTGATCAAACTATGTTATGTCTATAAAATTGTGCTTATTGTTTCTTATGTTATGTCTTATGGCAAAAAAATTGAAGACAAAATCAAAGTAGTTAAGTTTATGATAACCTACCATCAGGGGACTCGGCGGTAGGTTTGTGTGGGCTACCGCCGTGGACGTTGGCGGTAGGTACGTAAGCAGCCGTTAACGGATTGACGGCCGTCAGGCACACCTACCGCCGAAACCTGCGGCGTAGACTGTGGAATCCTACCGCCTGAGGGTCTGgcggtagcaaaagggtcagatCCCGAAATGCTTTCAGACTGGGGTTAGATCTCGATTTTGTTTCAcaaaagggtcaaaacacgaaatttgGCCCACTCAGGCATCTACCCAAGATCTCCATCCAAAGTCAGCTTCCGCAGCAGAGGGGGAGGGGCGGAAATAGACTGCAACAGCCACTTGAGTGATGCACGGCTTCTCCTAGGGGCGCAAAGGCAAAGAGAGCGGAGGGAAGTCAGCTTCTCAAGGGATGTACAGAGTATCTTGCTCTTTTGCTTGCTTGCCCCTAGTGTGACACTCAACTTTCTTAGCTTTATAAGCTCCCCGAGCTATTTAACTGCTTTCTTACTAGTCCGTTCAATATCCACAATCTCTAGTACCTCTAACTCCTTTAGGTTGCTGATCCCTTTGGGCACCCTCACACCTTCAGAGTTGGTCAAATGACCAGTCCAGGCCATCTGAATGAGCTTCAATGTGTCTGGACGCTCATTCGGACTAACTAAAGGAGTGAACAGAATAGGCATACAGAGTGCGGACATTAACCAGATCATGGGGTAAAGTAAGTATAAATTCTCTTCTATGCTAACTATGCTGCAACAGAGGCTACGAAGGCTTTGTAGTTTAGTGATCTCAGTCGGCAGTGATGTGATCAAGCTGTCTCTTATATCCAAAGTCTGCAAGCCTTGTACTTTCCCTATGGATCTTGGGAGCTTGTAAATATATGAACTGTGATAAGACATCTCAACATTGACATATTTCAAATGACGTAACAACCCTATAGTGTTGATATCTTTTTGTGTGATTTTAAAATGTGCATCATTGTAAATCCAATACTCTAAGCATTCTGAGGCTGGGTGAACAAGGTGAAGGTACCGGCTTCATGGGTCTCTCGCCGAACACGGTCAATGATCGGACATGGTTCCAATCCAAGCCTTTATTTGGGCCCCAACTGCCTTGCAGTGCTATATGACGGAAGTTATCACCTGCTATGTTGGTTACATTATCCGATGTAGACCACGCAAAATTTTCATATCTAGAAATTGAGATCATGACATCCCGAACAATATCATGAACTCGACAACTCTTGACAATTCCTTCTATGTTCACTCTTGATGGCTGAATCAAGCTTCAGTTGATTAGGTCATTAAAGTAACTATTCCCAACATCCTCAACACTCACCCCACTCCTGGCAATAATAAACCCCTCGGCTATCCATCTTTCCACCAGACGCCTCCTTTCGATTTCAAAATCCTCGGTAAATATGCTTAAATATAGAAAACATGACTTAAGATGAGAAGGCAAGTGGTTGTAACTCAAAGTAACCATCCTCCTCATCGGTTCAAGGCTTGGGTTGCTCTCAAGCTCTGAGGGGATCTGGTCATAAATGCTTTTCCACTCACTAACCACTCTTGTGGCAAGCATgccttacgcgtgccctgggaaatcctgaacacccgggaagaacacgaggcaagggcgctattccgtggtatgaggggttttcggactggaacgccgactacagaacccgtgcgacaaagaagattgtggaggagaagaagaggaagatggaggaggagcagaggaagctggactatgaatgccttcaaggcctagaatcagcgcatgcggacttggcagtcaaattctaGCGGCAGCAGGAACAAATCGACTCACTTAGCcggcaaagggggtctcagcagctgcagcagctagcggatgatccagcattggatagcaccgccccatccatgccgagaagcagcgtgggttccgccccgggcgacgcaatgttggatagataccccgtggatgacatcatggagaacactaactgcgagctacacttcaaaatgaagaacatatccatgaaggtggcggacgccgtttcttttacaaatccccccgaggcaaccttccattgcaactcGATTCCaacgggctatgctcgtgtcttggttgatgaggtggtggacccatattcggggctacagcttgacattcctggaggtgacgacgagcacacattggggccatacatcgtatcatcctatggagaaaggattgcatcgtCTTTCGAAGGCCAGCGACACCGCGTCagccgactcctcgtcgaagtccgccaccgagtcaacAGACTCccactcctccaagtccaccaacgcgtcaggccaatcctcctccaagtccggcaaagtgtcaggccactcctcctccaagtccaaCACAGcgtcatgttggggaacgtagcagaaattcaaaattttctacgcatcaccaagatcaatctatggagtaatctagc belongs to Triticum urartu cultivar G1812 chromosome 7, Tu2.1, whole genome shotgun sequence and includes:
- the LOC125523790 gene encoding uncharacterized protein LOC125523790 isoform X3 — translated: MAIVAGVRGAGRASITVGQGRGDVFLHGQPSRSGGKDHGNGSAAIPVDRSSGGGQSTGFTDDINRSGYATRGARYGGISRGPEVPLPIPTPKKGNANDVTNIWCHGKSLEGNAWSCSYCGAVKLGGGATRFKQHLAGLGPECYSCLSAPHHVVAVFRKGIPEGIDRRRKAKEGKKRVVDEVNHLNNLGTSIHIDCEDEDDEILRQSLQNSLHEDHGRTSGVRGTVGSSGGVKGSSSGGVKGSSSGGVKDFFDVDLAYSRTRPQQTMEVCINKAEYESRIGKAWAKWFHANDIPGHKANCPYFVGPVKLTQDLGKGVPAPKGIDIDGIYLNSNYEELQQYVAKFKDDWPTYGVTIMSDSWTGPSRMSIINFMVFSNGRMYFHKSVNATGHMQNSKFVYEHIKEVIEEIGQEHVVQLVTDNGSNFKKACLDLVVDFPHITWQPCAAHTINLMLKEMGCFPEINTVVNSCKRICRFMHNHSTLHAEMQKHIGGELVRPNATRFGTNFMFLESFWDKQEKFKVWMTSPEWKNSSWSSEVDYDYTYDCLTSRKWWDDVKMVLDVIGPIYTILRYADSQKLGSLSGFMKRMMQARHHLSSSFPEESLDQQKYLKVVDKRVEHLYQNTLMVAA
- the LOC125523790 gene encoding uncharacterized protein LOC125523790 isoform X1, with protein sequence MAIVAGVRGAGRASITVGQGRGDVFLHGQPSRSGGKDHGNGSAAIPVDRSSGGGQSTGFTDDINRSGYATRGARYGGISRGPEVPLPIPTPKKGNANDVTNIWCHGKSLEGNAWSCSYCGAVKLGGGATRFKQHLAGLGPECYSCLSAPHHVVAVFRKGIPEGIDRRRKAKEGKKRVVDEVNHLNNLGTSIHIDCEDEDDEILRQSLQNSLHEDHGRTSGVRGTVGSSGGVKGSSSGGVKGSSSGGVKDFFDVDLAYSRTRPQQTMEVCINKAEYESRIGKAWAKWFHANDIPGHKANCPYFVGPVKLTQDLGKGVPAPKGIDIDGIYLNSNYEELQQYVAKFKDDWPTYGVTIMSDSWTGPSRMSIINFMVFSNGRMYFHKSVNATGHMQNSKFVYEHIKEVIEEIGQEHVVQLVTDNGSNFKKACLDLVVDFPHITWQPCAAHTINLMLKEMGCFPEINTVVNSCKRICRFMHNHSTLHAEMQKHIGGELVRPNATRFGTNFMFLESFWDKQEKFKVWMTSPEWKNSSWSSEVDYDYTYDCLTSRKWWDDVKMVLDVIGPIYTILRYADSQKLGSLSGFMKRMMQARHHLSSSFPEESLDQQKYLKVVDKRVEHLYQNTLMVAAGVLDPEGHYKYNFGTSLSHKRALNAALRKLASPSEFIKMIPEIDMYTLITSRGTSRD
- the LOC125523790 gene encoding uncharacterized protein LOC125523790 isoform X2, whose protein sequence is MAIVAGVRGAGRASITVGQGRGDVFLHGQPSRSGGKDHGNGSAAIPVDRSSGGGQSTGFTDDINRSGYATRGARYGGISRGPEVPLPIPTPKKGNANDVTNIWCHGKSLEGNAWSCSYCGAVKLGGGATRFKQHLAGLGPECYSCLSAPHHVVAVFRKGIPEGIDRRRKAKEGKKRVVDEVNHLNNLGTSIHIDCEDEDDEILRQSLQNSLHEDHGRTSGVRGTVGSSGGVKGSSSGGVKGSSSGGVKDFFDVDLAYSRTRPQQTMEVCINKAEYESRIGKAWAKWFHANDIPGHKANCPYFVGPVKLTQDLGKGVPAPKGIDIDGIYLNSNYEELQQYVAKFKDDWPTYGVTIMSDSWTGPSRMSIINFMVFSNGRMYFHKSVNATGHMQNSKFVYEHIKEVIEEIGQEHVVQLVTDNGSNFKKACLDLVVDFPHITWQPCAAHTINLMLKEMGCFPEINTVVNSCKRICRFMHNHSTLHAEMQKHIGGELVRPNATRFGTNFMFLESFWDKQEKFKVWMTSPEWKNSSWSSEVDYDYTYDCLTSRKWWDDVKMVLDVIGPIYTILRYADSQKLGSLSGFMKRMMQARHHLSSSFPEESLDQQKYLKVVDKRVEHLYQNTLMVAVSRSLGLKCNAYAGNISSTVFNSCSSDQ